One genomic segment of Naumovozyma castellii chromosome 9, complete genome includes these proteins:
- the NCAS0I00680 gene encoding uncharacterized protein (ancestral locus Anc_7.121), whose translation MGNITLLNQYNNTTTETTNQGMQQQKLSSIPTSNTPSSTATAVSTQLQDIKEEEDMDELRAMESHDLSNVTRVSTTHEEDGVSQLQQQISIAASSELSHSDSNKNLTMQDLKLLNNQIGSTEELTLLPPLPNVDELSRFTPNNMETSETNEPSFMNRFISSSNTTTTTTNNNAMDDNTFTLSDFNNTHKYPMQNVQIIENNLPENTDEVDGNSGNDDELNVEANLSVSHMINEEANNTSFDLSKALEIPSDNNNRSNSNNDHNEGNSNLASPKIPLTNRFSSTLLNQDLNTDNLNDGIFTPSHRKNNPSSNSVIRKSISNIRSQRDNSVEIRPIELSHLQDTSASIDRRESSSGMSNYSMTSEERIYKLPPMNPGTRNSIDKKQSQMSLRPVMTPVPLKEVGLSIGFPGINTLSDPAMTLSDSISMSSKHTAINESMMMIPPASDSNESTSSAKSSKMPPLLRRASSAILRKKSVKNLANNPTTPLTTAPPYELAKLRSNSIMNTSAYSKGPTFDLLKTNSALDEPQNSFADPHKQLARTSSLGSKMKRGFSRIISGNSIKRIDSYPGVNNNNTSTAYKHNLKPSPKSNISSPISPLDMKQRIPSENTSHIDSMHDYFSSKPSAKGRLGTSNNVSSSTVNLERKVLVDIDELTKRVPVVTVTDSKNAYGNCQSNIVFDQLFNDSDQPKSNNVNSTSTPNSETPNETLKDDSEPMTMNEYINLLINQQRIEDERFAHLEEKFNQSGWCSKMDILSLKRKRVLVNKKWAERISFYQNKLEA comes from the coding sequence ATGGGAAATATAACTTTATTGAACCAATATAATAACACTACAACGGAAACAACTAATCAAGGCATGCAACAACAGAAGCTCTCGAGCATACCAACAAGCAATACGCCAAGTTCCACAGCAACGGCAGTGAGTACGCAGCTGCAAGATATaaaggaagaggaagacaTGGATGAACTACGGGCAATGGAATCCCATGATTTATCAAACGTAACGAGAGTCTCCACCACtcatgaagaagatggagTGTCACAAttgcaacaacaaatatcCATTGCTGCATCCTCTGAATTATCACATTCTGATAGTAATAAGAATCTGACAATGCAAGATTTAaaacttttgaataatCAAATAGGAAGCACGGAGGAATTAACATTGCTACCACCTTTACCTAACGTTGATGAACTGTCAAGATTTACACCAAATAACATGGAAACAAGTGAAACAAACGAACCATCGTTTATGAATCGGTTCATCTCTTCGTCGAAtactactactactactactaATAACAACGCAATGGATGATAACACTTTCACATTATCTGATTTCAACAATACTCATAAATATCCCATGCAAAACGTacaaatcattgaaaataactTACCGGAAAATACTGACGAAGTTGATGGTAACAGTGGAAATGACGATGAACTAAATGTAGAGGCAAACCTTAGTGTTAGTCACATGATTAATGAAGAGGCAAACAACACTTCTTTCGATTTATCCAAGGCCTTAGAAATTCCATCAGATAATAACAATAGATCaaattctaataatgatCACAATGAGGGAAATTCAAACCTTGCCAGTCCAAAGATACCCTTAACAAATAGATTCTCCAGTACTTTGTTGAACCAAGATCTTAACACAGATAACCTCAATGATGGAATCTTTACACCATCTCATAGGAAAAACAAtccatcatcaaattcagtAATAAGgaaatcaatatcaaatatcCGTTCTCAAAGAGATAACTCAGTGGAAATACGACCCATAGAATTATCACACCTTCAAGATACAAGTGCAAGCATCGACAGAAGAGAATCATCCTCGGGAATGTCCAATTATTCAATGACttctgaagaaagaatatataaactCCCACCAATGAATCcaggaacaagaaattcaatAGATAAGAAACAAAGTCAAATGAGTCTAAGACCAGTCATGACCCCCGTACCATTAAAGGAAGTGGGCCTATCAATAGGATTCCCCGGAATTAATACCCTTAGCGACCCGGCAATGACATTATCTGATTCAATAAGTATGTCATCCAAACATACAGCaataaatgaatcaatgatgatgattccCCCAGCTTCAGATTCTAACGAATCTACTTCATCAGCCAAGAGTTCTAAGATGCCGCCACTTCTAAGAAGAGCATCTAGTGCAATATTGAGGAAAAAATCAGTCAAAAACCTAGCTAATAACCCAACTACTCCATTGACCACTGCACCACCATATGAGTTGGCTAAATTACGATCAAACAGCATCATGAACACATCCGCATATTCCAAGGGACCCACCTTTGATCTATTGAAGACTAACTCTGCATTAGATGAACCACAAAATTCTTTTGCAGATCCACATAAGCAACTTGCAAGAACTTCTTCCCTGGGatccaaaatgaaaagaggATTTTCCAGAATAATTAGTGGGAATTCCATTAAAAGAATTGACTCATACCCGGGtgttaataataacaatactTCGACCGCATATAAACATAACTTGAAGCCTTCCccaaaatcaaatatttcatcacCCATCTCTCCATTAGATATGAAGCAACGAATACCTTCAGAAAATACGAGTCATATTGACTCAATGCATGATTACTTTAGTTCAAAACCCTCTGCAAAAGGTAGACTGGGTACATCTAATAatgtttcttcatcaactGTCAATTTAGAAAGAAAAGTTCTTGTTGATATCGATGAGTTAACAAAGAGGGTGCCCGTAGTCACAGTAACAGATAGTAAAAATGCATATGGTAATTGTCaatcaaatattgtttTTGATCAACTTTTTAACGATTCAGATCAACCCAAATCTAATAATGTGAACTCTACTTCAACCCCAAACTCAGAGACTCCTAATGAAACTTTAAAAGATGACTCTGAGCCAATGACGATGAACGAATATATTAACCTATTAATCAATCAACAAAGGATTGAAGACGAAAGATTCGCTCACTTAGAGGAGAAATTCAACCAGTCTGGTTGGTGTTCCAAGATGGATATTCtttcattgaaaaggaaaagagtCTTAGTCAATAAAAAATGGGCAGAAAGAATTTCCTTTTACCAAAATAAACTAGAAGCATGA
- the NTF2 gene encoding Ran GTPase-binding protein NTF2 (ancestral locus Anc_7.155) yields the protein MSMDFNGLAQQFTDFYYQQFDSDRSQLGNLYREQSMLTFETSQLQGAKDIVEKLVSLPFQKVAHRITTLDAQPASPSGDVLVMITGDLLIDEEQNPQRFSQVFHLIPEGNSYYVFNDIFRLNYSS from the coding sequence ATGTCTATGGATTTCAACGGCTTAGCGCAACAATTTACCGATTTCTACTACCAACAATTTGACAGTGACAGATCTCAATTGGGTAACTTGTACAGAGAGCAATCCATGTTGACCTTCGAAACCAGTCAATTGCAAGGTGCCAAGGATATTGTCGAGAAGTTAGTTTCCTTGCCATTCCAAAAGGTCGCCCACAGAATCACTACTTTGGATGCACAACCTGCCTCTCCAAGCGGGGATGTTCTTGTCATGATCACTGGTGATTTATTGATTGATGAGGAACAGAACCCTCAACGTTTCTCTCAAGTGTTTCACTTGATCCCAGAAGGTAACTCATACTATGTCTTCAATGATATTTTCCGTTTGAACTACTCCAGTTAG
- the NCAS0I00690 gene encoding SRP1/TIP1 family protein (ancestral locus Anc_7.161) produces the protein MSLPNLGDYMSLATTPGTGFTLDDMPAGVLSIGMALAGATDHSYTSMYSEVDMAGVSSMLTQLPWYSSRLKAQIDSIVGAPATSAAASSAAPATSAAATSSVEAASSSFVEASSSASSSAAASSSSSAKATTVSTKAAASSSAVAAISQIDDGQIQATVSQQTENGAAKAVVGMGAFAAAAALLL, from the coding sequence ATGTCTCTTCCAAACTTGGGTGACTACATGTCCTTGGCTACCACCCCAGGTACCGGTTTCACTTTGGATGACATGCCAGCTGGTGTCTTAAGTATCGGTATGGCTTTGGCTGGTGCCACCGACCACTCTTACACTTCCATGTACAGCGAAGTCGACATGGCCGGTGTCTCCTCCATGTTGACCCAATTGCCATGGTACTCTTCCAGATTAAAGGCTCAAATCGACTCCATTGTCGGTGCTCCAGCCACCTCCGCTGCTGCTTCTTCTGCTGCTCCAGCTACCTCCGCTGCCGCTACCTCTTCTGTTGAAGCtgcttcctcttctttcGTCGAAGCTTCTTCTTCcgcttcttcttctgccGCTgcttcctcctcttcttctgctAAGGCTACCACCGTCTCCACCAAGGCTGCTGCTTCCTCTTCTGCTGTCGCCGCCATCTCTCAAATTGACGATGGTCAAATCCAAGCTACCGTTTCTCAGCAAACTGAAAACGGTGCCGCTAAGGCTGTTGTCGGTATGGGTGCTTTCGCCGCTGCCGCCGCTTTGTTGTTATAA
- the NCAS0I00710 gene encoding bifunctional 4-hydroxy-4-methyl-2-oxoglutarate aldolase/oxaloacetate decarboxylase (ancestral locus Anc_7.158) → MSEYLNKLTKFTTSDIADGLLNLHKDGTGGFLPNLTRRSGKGTTCGIAYTVLFVPIDDPRPTINYIDVIPADSMLVLALPVSMQKAYAPFVTTTQAMYGGLMSTRAQYQGCKGTVVFGRIRDVEEHKNLNYSVYSYGVGACAPKAAVKPVLTNTPLQILTSDGEVRVINPGDIVVADDQGITCIQYKTMNMNKFIRYIEKSVEVDEKVCEDIKSGIPAKEAQKKRREVLKEYL, encoded by the coding sequence ATGAGTGAATatttgaacaaattgacGAAATTCACTACAAGTGATATTGCGGATGGTTTACTAAATCTGCACAAAGATGGTACAGGTGGGTTCCTTCCGAATCTAACACGTCGATCAGGGAAAGGGACTACATGCGGGATTGCTTACACTGTTTTATTCGTTCCTATTGATGATCCAAGACCAACTATAAATTACATTGATGTTATCCCGGCCGATTCAATGCTCGTTTTAGCGTTACCGGTTTCGATGCAGAAGGCTTATGCACCATTTGTAACTACTACTCAAGCCATGTATGGTGGTTTGATGTCTACGAGAGCTCAATATCAAGGTTGCAAAGGAACTGTTGTGTTTGGTAGGATTAGGGATGTCGAAGAACAtaagaatttaaattacTCAGTCTACAGTTATGGGGTTGGTGCATGTGCTCCCAAAGCCGCTGTTAAACCTGTTCTCACGAATACCCCTTTGCAGATTCTGACATCTGATGGTGAGGTTAGAGTTATTAATCCGGGGGACATTGTTGTTGCAGATGACCAAGGGATCACTTGTATTCAATACAAAACaatgaatatgaataaGTTTATCCGCtacattgaaaaatctgtAGAAGTTGACGAAAAGGTTTGTGAAGATATAAAGAGTGGTATTCCAGCAAAGGAAGCtcagaagaaaagaagagaagtTCTTAAAGAGTATTTGTAA
- the NCAS0I00700 gene encoding uncharacterized protein (ancestral locus Anc_7.160), whose translation MYNPYQQQNGGYQPGPYYQQGQQPQQQQQQQPQQQQQQQPNYQSNFGSLQQNNQQNAYNQNPQYQTIQQTGYNPMGSVQPQATGNYYQQQQQQQQQQPQPLQQQQQQQQPANAMLNPNQPQGFNTMNNLSTPALASNATQAIQPQGTGSFYGNMNIAMSMPNIMQPQVQQPQATGMYAPTTSFQQPQPQQTQFQAPAVQQVQAPPVQQIQPQNTMQPLLPQQTGFYVQQSQVPLEPLKPTATGFINSFANNGVNKEIKIPTMRLSFITAQDQAKFETLFRAVVKNSSNTISGADCRSILMKSGLQPTQLAKIWNLCDTSKSGELLFPEFALAMHLINDVLLGDSIPYELDSKTKNEIASFINAINVGIATEQNKTPFDDLMNQGLQPQSTGLMPMTSFGGPLQGQMTGGMLNPQSTGYMPQTSFGMPMQITGGPVMAQNTGGMLQAQMTGNMPQTSFGMPLQNQMTGGMPPMQQQFNSMPQLSFNQPQQQQTQQPNLVPQATGYLPPSNFVTPSMPLAAQKTGFGQNEIYSQSNFNNKLNADSDETISTQEKSLFYKIFETYDTEDRGLMESQTAVEIFRKSGLNRSDLEHIWNLCDVNNRGKLNKQEFALGMHLVYRKLNGRELPNRLPPSLIPSSTQILNDVRDQLKTDMNTSEAPRINGLGYKNNDEENELPSFRNRRTVYSTNTSSPPTEKSVPEPEKEKETKLESSIPVSEERTEERYPEIKSSEPAVQHITLSRPENIQRIESVQYQIRNICQNQHMNPSIPNSLKEKFDHIITKLPSLFLAIDDVDNKITAAKIELFKKKNPSSIIGTGPNGEITENDRQKAKSRALLKARMAALTGKPAEAVTDETEAYQEEISKISKEGAQNKDIINDIKDSISDLSASLKSTMTGRKIDTSSKNFEKWEFGIDLEKEVQDFMHDLVVKTDEINAESQSLSSKGQSAEERAAQLKEQAQKKMKERLAKFGLNKRESRSRGNSDAVSKPARDSVVSSAASSESAQATPFTVENSSPVTKNDAQEDSEDEEERLLREQLNQLKLKKKAEKEKRLADLRKQIEETSSEDVVKEIPESTPNTQNSEGATNSAPVGVNNVQQNPQVAPMSTPAVNNQTDSYKPNSDISSAGRKMNPFFKSEASSTSSFDKKAAEAQRRIQRGLESDSDDDDGWSDDEPSPSGNNRHEILPVPTVPSLPNVSSLAQPSTSPVPVAPPPIPQPTAMGLSNSATPAVSTPLPYSSGASNSPTPVALPIPVAPPLPEVNQGSSNAVPIAPPLPQINGNSSVAVPIAPPVPGIIDSGASNTPPVPIAPPVPGITDSAASNVPPIPVAPPLPQVNDNVNVSSPPVPSLPVDSGSSSAFVPPPPPLPSQDQVNTPAANDDNDEDEFSDALSIPESVDSDDGNEKQPPSAIPPPPPLPF comes from the coding sequence ATGTATAATCCTTACCAACAGCAAAATGGAGGTTACCAACCTGGACCATACTACCAACAAGGTCAACAACctcaacaacagcaacagcaacaacctcaacaacagcaacaacaacaaccaaatTATCAATCGAATTTTGGATCTTTGcaacaaaataatcaaCAAAATGCTTATAATCAAAATCCTCAATATCAAACGATTCAACAAACAGGTTATAATCCTATGGGCTCTGTTCAACCTCAAGCTACTGGGAACTATTATcagcaacagcagcaacagcagcaacagcaaccaCAACCTTtgcagcagcagcagcagcaacagcaaccaGCTAATGCTATGTTGAACCCAAATCAACCACAAGGTTTTAATacaatgaataatttgTCAACTCCGGCTCTTGCGTCCAATGCAACACAGGCAATCCAACCTCAAGGAACAGGAAGTTTCTATGGAAATATGAATATAGCCATGTCAATGCCAAATATCATGCAACCTCAAGTTCAACAACCACAAGCTACAGGAATGTATGCACCGACCACTTCTTTCCAACAACCTCAACCTCAGCAAACACAATTCCAAGCCCCTGCTGTTCAACAAGTCCAAGCTCCTCCTGTGCAACAGATTCAACCTCAAAACACTATGCAACCACTGTTACCACAACAAACTGGTTTCTACGTGCAACAATCTCAAGTACCATTAGAACCTTTAAAACCAACAGCTACAGGGTTTATCAACTCTTTTGCAAACAATGGTgtcaataaagaaattaagaTTCCAACAATGAGATTATCATTTATAACAGCCCAAGATCAAGCCAAATTTGAAACGCTATTCAGAGCAGTTGTGAAAAATAGTTCAAACACCATCTCTGGTGCAGACTGCAGATCTATCTTAATGAAATCTGGTCTACAACCTACTCAATTGGCtaagatttggaatttatGTGATACTAGCAAATCTggtgaattattatttcctGAATTTGCATTGGCTATGCACTTAATTAATGATGTCTTACTCGGTGACTCTATCCCATATGAGTTGGACAGTAAGACTAAAAATGAGATTGCCAGCTTTATTAACGCAATTAATGTCGGTATTGCCActgaacaaaataaaaccCCATTTGACgatttaatgaatcaaGGATTGCAACCACAATCGACTGGGTTAATGCCAATGACAAGTTTTGGAGGACCTCTACAAGGTCAAATGACAGGTGGGATGTTGAACCCACAATCTACCGGTTATATGCCACAGACAAGTTTCGGAATGCCAATGCAAATCACTGGCGGTCCAGTAATGGCCCAAAATACAGGTGGAATGCTACAAGCTCAGATGACAGGTAACATGCCACAAACTTCATTTGGGATGCCATTACAAAATCAAATGACAGGTGGAATGCCTCCAATGCAGCAACAATTTAATTCCATGCCACAATTGTCTTTCAATCAACCACAACAGCAGCAAACACAACAACCTAATTTGGTACCACAAGCCACAGGTTATTTACCACcttcaaattttgttaCTCCTTCCATGCCATTAGCTGCTCAAAAGACTGGGTTTGgtcaaaatgaaatttattctcaatctaattttaataataaattaaatgcTGATAGTGATGAAACAATTTCCACTCAGGAAAAATCACTTTTCTATAagatttttgaaacttATGACACTGAGGACCGTGGATTAATGGAATCTCAAACGGCCGTGGAAATCTTTAGAAAATCTGGTTTAAATAGAAGTGATTTGGAACACATCTGGAATCTTTGTGATGTTAACAATAGAGGTAAACTGAACAAGCAGGAATTTGCCCTTGGTATGCATCTCGTTTATAGGAAATTGAACGGAAGAGAATTACCAAATAGACTACCACCAAGTTTGATTCCTTCTAGTACTCAAATCTTAAATGATGTTAGGGATCAATTGAAGACTGATATGAACACTTCAGAAGCTCCAAGAATTAATGGACTAGGGTATaagaataatgatgaagaaaatgaattgcCTAGTTTCAGAAACCGTAGAACTGTCTACTCTACTAATACATCTTCTCCACCAACTGAAAAATCTGTTCCAGAAcctgaaaaggaaaaagaaacaaaattgGAATCTTCTATCCCAGTCTCGGAGGAAAGGACTGAAGAGAGATACCCTGAAATTAAAAGCTCTGAACCAGCTGTTCAACATATCACTTTATCAAGACcagaaaatattcaacGTATCGAGTCTGTGCAATACCAGATCAGGAACATATGTCAAAACCAACACATGAATCcttcaattccaaattcattaaaggaaaaatttgatcATATCATCACTAAACTTCCATCATTATTCTTAGCGATTGATGACGTTGACAATAAGATCACTGCAGCTaagattgaattatttaagaagaagaatccTTCCTCCATCATTGGTACAGGTCCAAATGGTGAAATAACAGAAAACGATAGACAAAAGGCAAAGAGTAGAGCTCTTCTAAAAGCAAGAATGGCAGCACTAACAGGTAAGCCAGCTGAAGCAGTAACGGATGAGACAGAAGCatatcaagaagaaatttctaAGATATCAAAAGAAGGTGCCCAAAATaaggatattattaatgatatcAAAGATTCGATTTCTGATTTATCAGCTTCTTTAAAGTCGACAATGACAGGCCGCAAAATAGATACATCTTCGAAGAATTTCGAAAAATGGGAATTTGGTATTGATTTAGAAAAGGAAGTGCAGGATTTCATGCATGATTTAGTAGTTAAGACTGACGAGATTAATGCTGAGAGTCAATCACTTTCATCAAAGGGTCAATCTGCGGAGGAAAGAGCCGCACAATTGAAGGAACAGGCTCAaaaaaagatgaaagaaAGATTAGCTAAGTTTGGCCTAAACAAAAGAGAATCAAGATCCAGAGGTAACAGTGACGCTGTCTCCAAGCCAGCTAGAGACTCTGTTGTTTCAAGCGCGGCTTCATCCGAATCGGCACAAGCAACTCCGTTTACGGTAGAAAATTCTTCTCCTGTGACTAAAAACGATGCACAGGAAGACAgcgaagatgaagaggaaagacTTTTAAGagaacaattgaatcaactaaagttgaagaaaaaggCTGAAAAGGAGAAAAGATTGGCCGATTTGCGTAAGCAGATAGAAGAGACAAGCTCAGAAGATGTAGTCAAAGAAATACCAGAGTCGACCCCCAATACTCAAAATTCTGAAGGTGCTACAAATTCTGCACCCGTTGGCGTTAACAATGTCCAACAAAATCCACAGGTAGCACCCATGAGTACTCCTGCAGTAAATAACCAAACAGATTCTTATAAACCGAACTCCGATATATCATCTGCAGGACGTAAGATGAACccattctttaaatctGAAGCCTCTTCCACATCCTCCTTTGATAAGAAGGCTGCGGAGGctcaaagaagaattcaaagagGATTGGAAAGTGATAGTGATGACGACGACGGTTGGTCAGATGATGAACCAAGCCCTTCTGGAAACAATCGCCATGAAATTTTACCTGTGCCAACAGTGCCTTCTTTACCAAACGTCTCCTCGTTAGCACAACCTTCTACTTCACCTGTTCCAGTGGCGCCACCTCCAATCCCCCAACCAACAGCAATGGGCTTATCAAATTCAGCAACACCTGCTGTTTCTACACCTTTACCATATTCTTCAGGTGCATCTAACTCTCCCACTCCAGTGGCACTTCCAATTCCAGTGGCTCCACCGCTACCTGAAGTTAATCAGGGTAGTTCTAATGCAGTCCCAATTGCACCTCCTCTTCCTCAAATTAATGGCAATTCCAGTGTAGCTGTACCAATTGCGCCACCAGTTCCAGGAATTATTGATTCTGGTGCATCAAATACACCACCAGTTCCTATTGCACCACCAGTTCCAGGAATTACAGATTCCGCAGCTTCAAATGTACCACCAATCCCTGTTGCGCCACCATTACCTCAAGTCAATGATAATGTTAATGTGAGTAGTCCACCTGTTCCATCATTACCAGTAGATAGTGGTAGTAGCTCTGCTTTCGTTCCACCTCCACCCCCATTGCCTTCCCAAGATCAAGTCAATACTCCAGCTGCTAATGATGAtaacgatgaagatgaattttCAGACGCTCTGTCCATTCCAGAGTCGGTAGATTCAGATGATGGAAATGAGAAACAGCCACCATCTGCTattccaccaccaccaccattgccattttaa